The DNA region cacctaccattaattactactaatccaactaactatgaatgcaatgattattagtgagagaaaatgacaaaggctaaatagggaagaatgtatgcatttttaaaaagtcaatacactaattagtcacattaagtgctttcttaataagcgcaattttttggaataggtcttatatttaggaatggagggagtaataattaaaaataaacctTAGACCAAATACAATGGTTTGTTGAGAGGGGAGTTGAATtttgttgagggtgtgtagtggttggttgaggtttgttgaagatgaggtgGAGGAGAGAAGTGTTGAGAGTTCTCAACATGTTGAGAGGGGGTAACCGGTGCCACGTGGCGCGTTCTGGTTTGTTGTCCggatttttatcattttaatcttttgaactcaattatttcattgcaaaaaaaaattctagaaaattttttttaaccaaaattcatgattttttttcctctataaatagagacttggttcgtttgatttggacacagaaaaaaaaaacaaatttttcactatttttattactttctattagccttttcattttttttttgaaaggaaactGGAAATTCATTAATCAAAAGCAGGCATAGAAGCCATTACATCCTTATGAACCAAAGTTATGACCTCCCTAGGTACCTCTTCCAACCAAACCATATCAGTATACTTGGAAGCGGTACCAGCTAAGAAATCAGCAACAGAATTGCCCCCACAGCGAACAAAAGACGAGTCAACATAATTAAAATAACGAGATAACATAAAGCAATCACCAACAATACTAGATAAATACGATCGACCATCTGGAGGTTTCTTCCAAAGCTGTAACAGCTGCAAACAATCTGTCTCAAAAAGAACCCAACGAAACCCCATCTGAATGGTAAGCTGCATAGACCAGCGAAAGGCTAAAGCCTCCCCAAGAATCGCTGAAGCTGCATGGAGAAGATATTGTGCTGCAGAAGCAAGGACCTCACCCAACATATTCCTCACAATCAAACCAAAACCCACCTCTCCCGTGGTAGCCACAACTGCATCAAAATTCAGCTTGTAGATACCATAAGGTGGTCGGGCCCAAGTTGCCTGCAACAACGGGGCTGGTCTAGGCACCACCGTCACCTCTGACACCGGCGCAGCAGCTAGCATGGAACATCGCTGGATCACGGCTGCTACGGGCACAAGAATCTCACAATTTCGGAAAACCACACGGTTGCGCATCTCCCAAAGAGCGTACACTCCAGCCTGCCATAGTGAGAGTGCATCATCATCAGCTGCTCGGAAAAAGTCCGCCAAGAAGTCCTCCATGGAGCTAAATCCGTGCACACAAAGGGAAAGGGGAGAGCCAAACCAGAAATTCTGGGTCATAGGACAAGACACGAACAAGTGAAACACGGTCTCCTCCTCATTAGCACACACCGGGCACAAAGGGCAACATCCATGCCTCTCCGACGAAGCGCTGCACGGACTGGTAGTAAAGATGAAACCACACGCCACGCCACCTCCTTGCAACGGGGCTGGGCACTAGTACGCCAAAACTTCTTCCACAAAGGAGCTGGAAGAGGTTGACGAACAAGCACCAAGGAGCTTCCTGCGAACAAAAATATAACCAGATTTGGAACAATAATTGCCATCAACAGTTTCTGGCCACATGAGAGTATCAACACTACCATTCAAAGGCAAaggaatttttaaaatatgagatACAGTGGCTGGGTGAAAAATAAAATCCACCAAAGCATACTTCCAAGATTTGGTTGCATGATCAATTAAATGAGAGACCTTGGACACTCCAAATTCAGCCATTAAATCTTGACTGCCTATAACAGGTACCCCCTGAGGTAGCCACTGATCATGAAGAATATCAACCTGACTACCATCACCAATTTTCCACCGACCACCCTCCTGAAAAATTCAGCTGGACTGCAAGATACTAGACCAAGCATAGCTTGGACGATAGCCACGTTTGGCCCCCAATAGATCACCTTGCGCAAAGTACACCCCTTTGAAAACTTGAGCAAGCAAAGTTTCAGGTTGGGTATAAATTCTCCACcagttttgaaatggatcccccTGAGGTAgtctttgttttgaaatggatcccaacaataaaataaaataagttaaggaaataaaataaattattgtctatatttaaaaaaaaaaaattgttaagtgtttattgttttaatttaatttaaatcgataattgtaattttatgtaaatcataaaaacaaaaatataaaattaaataaaaatacgaaataaaaaagtggtggggtagggtgttggtgttgaatgaaaaatcaTTGGAGtgagtaaaagttgaatgagtgttgaattgaaaagagaaaatgatgtggagtgttgagaagagaaaaagtggtgttgagagTAAGTAAACTAAACAAACCATTGTAAATGGTCTTAGTTTTGGATCACTTTCTGCATGCACTTTTGGAAGCTTGGAAGATTCAAGTGTTCTACTACTTTAAGGAGATGGCCTCGCCTGTCCCTGTGCTTGTGGGATCCAATATTCCAATTACAACAAATTGCATTGTCATACTTATACATACCATGTGCACTCTATTTAATGCCTTTTGGCTTATCTCCTTCCATAGGATATGCCATTTTCATATTGTTGAAGGGGGCTTTTAATAAAGGAATTTAATTTGGCCGGTACCAAGTGATCATTTAGAGAAGTTCTTTTAGAAGAACTCAAAGCATTGGTTTAATGGAGTATGACATAGTCTTGATTATATCGGATAGGTTGTATATTTAAATTCACGCTAATTTTTCTGAGGTGAGATAAATGTAAATAAACTGTGAGTGCTCTATAAGTGTAGCAACTTTCCTTATCTCAAACATGAGCCACCATCCCCTAATgctaaattttttttaaccaaaaataGCAATTCTTTtaggtgttattttttttattaggaaTAAAACATCAGCAAGAAGAACAAAACCAAAACTCAGGACACAGGGTCCTGTCCGAAATAGttatttgattgaaaataaacttaatagttcttttaaataattatctaatcttatttttaaatatttttttgagaaTGTATATCATTTTTTGGtcaattattttttatcattGTTTCAAGTGTCTACTTTTGATTGAGGAGTCATAGAaaagtagagagagagagagaaactgaAAATAACTATTCTGTTATTCAATGATAAGTCGGTTACATTTGACAGCTCATGGTTGTTATATAAAGTACTCAAGGTACTTGATAATACAAGTGTTACTCTGTATCATGTATATCTAACTATATACTCTATTAAGGGGCCTTTCTTGGTCTTGTCGGCCTCATCAATTCATGCACGTTCACGCCTGGCTTGAAACACACTTGTTTTATCATCTTCAATCATATCAACCTTGCTTGTGCATTTTGAATAACATTAATTTCATATTTCTATAGTATTCTCCTCCTGTTCAAGAGTCCTTATACATAGACCCAGCATTTTGCAATATCTAATTGACATATGAATTTAGCGGTAGTTTTGTATCGCACTTAAAGGCTAAAgtaaatcataaaaataaaaataaattcacCCGAGTTTTCAATCTGtgaataaacataaaaaatttgtAGCAATTGTTGTAGCTTTTCAAACTACTATGATTCTTTTTAATACTCTTCTGTAAATTGTGACTGATGGAAATGACCACGGTCCACATTTATAGAATGAATGTTGTGACTTTCATATATTCATTAATTTTATTATCTCTTTACATATCATATGAAATATGAATGGCATAGGATTCTCATTTACTTCTTTTCTTCTGAACATTATGTCATTCCTAGGTTTCAAGAATAGTAATCTGAATTCTGAATGGTCCTGATCATGCATTCACATTATATATGATTAACTTATGTTTCCTTTAAAATCCTTCCCATGTTTGACATATCAATATATTGACAAACTAATTAAACTCAATgattgaaagattttttttcaGTATACACCATAGAAAATGACATTCCGAGATAATATGTTTgcaattatttgtttttttctctatGATATATAGAGATAAGCACATCCACGCATGTTAGCCATAAAGATATAAAACATGAGatttgtaaattaaaaaaaaactctgaACTAACAATCATACTAAAACATAATCTAGGGACATTAGACAATAATATCCAAAAATCAAGATGAATCACATGACACTCCTTAAATGACTCAGTTCCACATGAATCAATGAGTTTAATCACTTCGATGGATGATGCTTATGGAAAGCATAACTATGGGTGGTGGGTACTTGTAAAACGTAAAATACTTCAATGGTGTGTGATTAAAAACTAGGTAAGTTTAACGTGAACACAATttatatataatcacaaaaaaTTATCTTCACTTTTATCTTAAAATGCCTGCACAGGTGTCAGTAGCATAAGTTTCTGTATGAGCAGATTGACATTTACATTGAATTATAGAAAACCAAGGCATTACAACCCTTCATAATTATAGGCCTAGAATATGTTAACTCATTGTGTTAAAAACTTCAACTCTCGTGGATGTGCAAAATTCTCTGCCTTTTTTTATCTGCAACAATCgtcttaattttatttgattttaatcTATCAACAAGAAAATGAtatatcacaattcacaataATAGCTAGGTCGGtctaaaaagagagaaaaagaaaatgccttttttctttatttaattttgtctacagaagaaaaagaaaatgcagAAAACGATCAGCAAATGGGGTCAAATGGACGACGGAGAATGTATGGGCCTCCGGGGTGATTGAATCTTATCGGGGAAACTGATAAATTTATTCGACCAAaactttaatttaattataatatacACCTATTTGACCCcgcaaaaattaaaaacattgcATACTATTCACAAAATCGCCTTCTCACTGCAGTCGGCGGTGCATTCCTAGGCCGTCTATCGTTCGATCAAAGATTCAATAGCTCAGATTTAAAGAATTAACTATATTCACAAAAAGAGTTAACTATAACTTAAAATAATTTGACTTACTTAGAATTATCTGATTTGATCCAAGAGTTATAAAGGCATGACTTCACTGCATTCAACAACATGATGATGATAGATTATACTTTTATTATTAACTGACCTACAATGGGTTGAGTCAGATGCACaattcattttatattattaaatcgTAGCATGCTGTAATCTTTATCTATGTCCATATGGTTTATTTGAGTTAGTTAAATTCAACAATTGGTATCAATTAATAGGATTTTTAGCTGATATAATAAAAACTGCTTACTTATAAGTTATATCATGATATAAAAGTTAGGAATCCACTTACGTAATAAAGTCGATCATCACCcttcattatttattttattttaattacttttaaaatcataaaagagtTTGTctaaatcacccaaagatttcaAAACTTGCAAATGCCAATAGGGAGTCTGTATGGGTTGAAAATAAAGAGGGTCATGTGGCTTTAGAGCCTTACTTGACAAATAACCTTTGTAATGTTTATGTCTCTAATTAATTGAAAGTTGGTCTTTacgttaaaataaaaataaaatagctaAAATCACTTTCATCTTAAGTGATTTAATCATATTCTGACATGTCTATTCTTCATAAATTTCAGCTAATTAGGTTAAACCTATATATAATGGTCGCCTAGTCAATGTTAACCAAGCATTTAGGAGGCATTGGTGATTCGACCCCGCTTGGGCAGAATTGAGTATTTGACCCCAATTCTACAACTTTGTTTTATGGTAAGTCATGATCACTATTCGTGTAGTTATTTAGGCTGATAAATATTATAATGATGTACTGAATACATACTCGCTCGCTTTGTTTCAAAATGATTGTTAATTAAGGTAATACACACAGTTTAAGAActcattaattgatatatataatttgattgtTTCTCACACAGATTATGACAATATTATATAACATTCTCCCACATACAATTGTCAAAAATGCTTTAACAAACCTCCCAACAAACACACTCTATGTAATGTATTTTATCTATATATAATATCTCAATTAAATTCCACGTGAATATATATTGGAATCGGAAAGGACAAGGAAAGTAACAAAGGTCCAGCCTAAACTGCAATACATGAGTTCACAATCTGTTGAATCTTTGtcaatataaattaaatttctaaaaaataaagCAGTTGCTTTATAcctacttatatatatatttgtttgtcttgcgATTGCACATGCACGCACGAGAAAATTACAATAATAAAATGGGCTAGCGTCATCTGCATTTTGGTTCACACGGGAAATCAGGAAACAAATACTAAATAAATGAAGTTGTATAAATAGAAGTACTGATTTACTGGGAAAaactaatatttattaattgtaTCCAGTCTTTGATAATTATATGTGTGTTTACTCCACCTAATCCATGTTCTCAAGGGACTGCCAAGAATGAACCATCTCTTTGTTTTCTTTAACGAGTACTAACTCATTAGCAATTGATACACGCAGCTGAAATTTAAGAGCACAAAAATGATTTAATTTCTTCTTTATCAGAATTCGATCCGAAAAAAGTTCTAAAGTATATtccaacaacaataataataaagatatagaaaacataaaataagaaCACCAATGTCGAACTGATTGTGGGTGGTGCATGGTGGCTGATAGCAGGGAGAGATcaattcacaaagcgcttgagGCTATTGCCCccacaaaaattatttttcttacattacatacatatatatctTGAGTATTAATTGCCTCCA from Lotus japonicus ecotype B-129 chromosome 2, LjGifu_v1.2 includes:
- the LOC130736939 gene encoding uncharacterized protein LOC130736939; protein product: MAIIVPNLVIFLFAGSSLVLVRQPLPAPLWKKFWRTSAQPRCKEVAWRVVSSLLPVRAALRRRGMDVALCARSMEDFLADFFRAADDDALSLWQAGVYALWEMRNRVVFRNCEILVPVAAVIQRCSMLAAAPVSEVTVVPRPAPLLQATWARPPYGIYKLNFDAVVATTGEVGFGLIVRNMLGEVLASAAQYLLHAASAILGEALAFRWSMQLTIQMGFRWVLFETDCLQLLQLWKKPPDGRSYLSSIVGDCFMLSRYFNYVDSSFVRCGGNSVADFLAGTASKYTDMVWLEEVPREVITLVHKDVMASMPAFD